The following proteins are co-located in the Pedobacter sp. FW305-3-2-15-E-R2A2 genome:
- a CDS encoding transglycosylase SLT domain-containing protein, protein MKINVLFASCILALTSFSAIAQQHQALQINDTIPVPVLPETPTFYNHNFGYKARLDSIQKMVPLSYNEHVQKYIDIYSGRKDMMGKMLGLSDYYFPVFEKALKYYNIPEEIKYLPIIESSMNAHAVSRVGATGLWQFMFATAKDYGLNMDNFVDERKDPIQASYAAAAYFRDAYEELGDWLLAIAAYNCGMGNVKKAMLKADSQDFWEIRGYLPLETRNYVPAFIAAIYVMNYPGQHQIRAQKSPFVKNTDTIHVNRFVSLPQLAGALSIDEDDLCSLNPSYKKKIVNGTELEPKRIIIPKVNMAQFAQIYEVLNNTELDVNSNVVLAANDDRRRKKKVVERPLAAVSYHKVRPGQTLSAIADQYHVEVQDLKVWNGLKGSSIVPGQKLKVHHPQSSKKRKMAIKG, encoded by the coding sequence ATGAAAATAAATGTACTTTTTGCATCCTGTATTTTAGCACTAACCAGCTTTTCAGCAATTGCTCAGCAACATCAGGCTTTACAAATTAACGATACCATTCCGGTCCCTGTTTTACCGGAAACCCCAACTTTTTACAACCACAATTTCGGCTATAAGGCCCGTCTGGATTCTATTCAGAAAATGGTGCCCCTCAGTTATAATGAACATGTGCAGAAGTACATCGACATCTATAGCGGACGGAAAGATATGATGGGGAAGATGTTAGGTCTTTCGGACTATTACTTTCCTGTTTTCGAAAAAGCATTAAAATATTATAACATTCCTGAGGAGATCAAATACCTGCCGATCATAGAATCTTCTATGAACGCACATGCAGTATCCAGAGTTGGCGCGACAGGTCTGTGGCAGTTCATGTTTGCTACGGCAAAAGATTATGGACTGAACATGGATAACTTTGTAGATGAAAGAAAAGATCCGATTCAGGCCAGCTATGCCGCAGCAGCGTATTTCAGAGATGCTTATGAAGAGCTGGGCGACTGGCTTCTGGCGATTGCGGCCTATAACTGCGGAATGGGAAATGTGAAAAAAGCGATGCTTAAAGCAGATTCTCAGGATTTCTGGGAAATCAGAGGATACCTTCCATTGGAGACCAGAAATTATGTGCCGGCATTTATTGCAGCGATCTATGTGATGAACTATCCTGGTCAGCATCAGATTCGGGCGCAAAAATCCCCTTTCGTAAAAAATACCGATACGATTCATGTGAACCGTTTCGTTTCCCTGCCTCAATTGGCGGGTGCATTGAGTATCGATGAAGATGATCTGTGCAGTCTGAATCCTTCTTACAAGAAGAAGATTGTTAACGGAACGGAATTGGAACCCAAGCGAATCATTATTCCCAAGGTGAACATGGCCCAGTTTGCACAGATCTATGAAGTGCTAAACAATACGGAGCTGGATGTGAATTCCAATGTGGTCCTGGCAGCTAATGATGACCGCAGGAGGAAGAAGAAGGTGGTAGAACGCCCTTTAGCTGCAGTTTCCTATCATAAAGTCCGACCGGGGCAGACCCTGAGCGCAATTGCGGATCAGTACCATGTCGAAGTTCAGGATTTAAAAGTCTGGAACGGACTCAAAGGCTCCTCCATTGTACCCGGACAAAAACTCAAAGTTCATCACCCTCAGTCTTCCAAAAAGCGAAAAATGGCTATAAAAGGCTAA
- the ruvA gene encoding Holliday junction branch migration protein RuvA, with the protein MFEYIDGKLTFKCPAYIVVEAGGIGYHINISLNTYSSLADVERCKVYTWLHVKEDAHTLYGFADEGERRLFLHLISVSGIGPNTGRMMLSSITPTEIQTAIVNGDLPLIQRIKGIGVKSAQRLVLELQDKLKKEGTGSLIAAPLNNTVREEALSALMMLGFAKQPAEKSIDNAVKNGGVDLSVEQMIKIALKNL; encoded by the coding sequence ATGTTTGAATATATTGATGGTAAGCTGACCTTTAAATGCCCCGCTTATATTGTTGTGGAGGCCGGAGGAATTGGTTACCATATCAATATTTCACTGAATACTTATAGCAGTCTGGCTGATGTGGAACGCTGCAAGGTGTATACCTGGCTCCATGTTAAAGAAGATGCACATACTTTATACGGATTTGCAGATGAAGGAGAGCGCAGGCTCTTCCTTCATCTGATCTCTGTTTCCGGAATTGGACCGAATACGGGTAGGATGATGCTTTCTTCGATCACGCCTACAGAAATTCAAACGGCTATTGTGAATGGTGATTTGCCTTTAATCCAACGGATTAAGGGAATTGGTGTAAAATCTGCACAGCGCTTAGTGCTGGAATTGCAGGATAAATTGAAAAAAGAAGGAACCGGATCTTTGATCGCGGCCCCTCTAAATAATACTGTTAGAGAAGAAGCCTTATCGGCCTTGATGATGCTCGGGTTTGCAAAACAACCTGCAGAGAAATCAATTGATAATGCGGTGAAAAACGGTGGTGTAGACTTATCAGTAGAACAAATGATTAAAATAGCTTTGAAGAACTTATAA
- a CDS encoding NADP-dependent malic enzyme, translated as MSKINRKQDALDYHSQGRPGKIQVIPTKPTNSQRDLALAYSPGVAEPCLKIAENTEDVYKYTAKGNLVAVISNGTAVLGLGDIGPEAGKPVMEGKGLLFKIFADIDVFDLELDTKNVDDFVKIVKALEPTFGGVNLEDIKAPECFEIERRLKEEMNIPVMHDDQHGTAIISAAALINACELQKKKMDKIKIVVNGAGAAAISCTRLYVSLGAKKENIVMCDRTGVIRDNRANLDAIKAEFATSRALVTLEDAMKDSDVFIGLSSADCVTVEMLKSMAKNPIVFAMANPNPEIAYELAISSRKDLIMATGRSDYPNQVNNVLGFPYIFRGALDVRATSINEEMKIAAVKAIAELAKKSVPEAVNMAYNEKNIKFGKDYIIPKPVDLRLMTNVSTAVAKAAIESGVARKIITDWDAYTEELKQRLGMDDAIMRAITNKAKSDPKRVVFTEADNYKILKAAQIVKDENIAIPVLLGNKEIIQKIIEENALELDGVEIMDPFLEPERMKKYAEALYQKRQRRGVTLFEANKFLRDRNYFGASMVEFGEVDAMISGLTKNYVSTIKPALQVIGTEPGVNRVAGMYMMMTKKGPVFFGDTTVNVDPTVEELVDITLLLERAVRKFNIQPRIALLSYSNFGSNEGVVPEKVRKAVKILHEKYPEIIVDGEMQGNFAINNSLLKDNFPFSSLVDAPANTLVFPNLESGNIAYKLLQELGGAEAVGPILLGLNKPVHIVQLGSSVREIVNMVTLAVLDVQSKEQEANAKKGGLLKRITKK; from the coding sequence ATGAGTAAAATTAACAGGAAGCAAGATGCTTTGGACTACCACTCGCAAGGGCGACCGGGGAAAATACAGGTAATACCGACAAAACCAACAAACTCTCAGAGAGATCTGGCATTGGCGTATTCACCAGGTGTAGCTGAACCTTGTTTAAAAATAGCAGAAAACACAGAAGATGTATATAAATATACCGCGAAGGGAAACCTGGTTGCGGTAATTAGTAATGGAACAGCGGTTTTAGGTCTTGGTGATATTGGTCCTGAAGCGGGTAAACCTGTGATGGAAGGTAAAGGTCTTCTTTTCAAGATTTTTGCTGATATCGATGTTTTTGACTTAGAGCTGGATACTAAAAATGTTGATGATTTTGTTAAAATCGTAAAAGCCCTTGAGCCTACTTTTGGCGGGGTGAATCTGGAAGATATTAAAGCACCGGAGTGCTTTGAAATTGAACGTCGCTTAAAAGAGGAAATGAATATTCCTGTCATGCACGACGATCAGCATGGTACCGCCATTATCTCTGCAGCAGCATTGATCAATGCCTGCGAATTGCAGAAAAAGAAAATGGATAAGATTAAGATTGTGGTGAATGGTGCCGGTGCTGCCGCGATTTCCTGTACCCGTCTTTATGTTTCTTTAGGTGCTAAAAAAGAAAATATCGTGATGTGCGACCGTACTGGCGTGATCCGCGATAACAGGGCAAACCTGGATGCCATTAAAGCTGAATTTGCGACTTCAAGAGCATTGGTTACCCTGGAAGATGCGATGAAAGATTCTGATGTGTTCATCGGTCTTTCTTCTGCAGATTGTGTAACGGTAGAGATGTTGAAATCGATGGCCAAAAATCCGATCGTTTTTGCCATGGCAAACCCTAACCCGGAGATTGCTTATGAACTGGCCATCAGCTCCCGTAAGGATTTGATTATGGCAACAGGCCGTTCTGACTATCCTAACCAGGTGAACAATGTATTGGGCTTCCCATACATTTTCAGAGGGGCATTGGATGTAAGGGCTACAAGCATCAATGAGGAGATGAAAATTGCTGCCGTGAAGGCGATTGCGGAACTGGCTAAGAAGTCTGTTCCTGAGGCCGTAAATATGGCTTACAATGAAAAGAATATTAAATTCGGTAAAGACTATATTATTCCAAAACCAGTGGATTTACGTCTGATGACGAATGTATCTACTGCAGTGGCTAAAGCAGCAATCGAATCCGGTGTTGCCCGCAAAATCATCACCGACTGGGATGCGTATACGGAAGAGTTGAAACAACGTTTGGGAATGGATGATGCGATTATGCGTGCCATTACCAACAAAGCGAAGTCTGACCCTAAACGTGTGGTATTTACAGAGGCTGATAATTACAAGATCCTGAAAGCAGCTCAGATTGTGAAAGACGAGAATATCGCCATTCCAGTCCTGTTGGGAAATAAAGAAATCATCCAGAAAATTATTGAAGAGAATGCTTTGGAGCTGGACGGCGTGGAGATCATGGATCCGTTTTTAGAGCCTGAGCGTATGAAAAAATATGCGGAAGCTTTGTATCAAAAGAGACAAAGAAGAGGGGTGACCTTGTTTGAAGCGAATAAGTTTTTGCGCGACAGGAATTACTTCGGTGCTTCAATGGTAGAATTTGGTGAGGTAGATGCCATGATTTCTGGTTTGACCAAAAATTATGTGTCTACGATTAAGCCTGCATTACAGGTGATCGGTACGGAACCAGGTGTAAACCGGGTTGCAGGAATGTACATGATGATGACCAAAAAAGGACCTGTATTTTTTGGGGATACTACAGTTAATGTAGACCCTACGGTAGAGGAATTGGTAGACATTACTTTATTGCTGGAACGTGCAGTACGTAAGTTCAATATTCAGCCAAGAATTGCCTTACTTTCGTACTCAAACTTCGGTTCGAACGAAGGTGTAGTTCCTGAAAAAGTAAGAAAAGCAGTAAAAATTCTTCACGAAAAGTACCCTGAGATTATCGTAGACGGCGAAATGCAAGGAAATTTTGCAATTAACAATTCTTTGCTGAAAGATAACTTTCCTTTTAGTAGCTTAGTAGATGCTCCTGCAAATACTTTGGTATTCCCGAACCTGGAGTCCGGAAATATCGCTTATAAATTGTTGCAGGAATTAGGCGGTGCTGAAGCGGTAGGTCCAATTCTACTGGGATTGAACAAACCTGTTCACATTGTACAGTTGGGCAGTTCAGTTCGTGAGATTGTAAATATGGTCACTTTAGCAGTTCTTGATGTTCAGTCGAAAGAACAGGAAGCAAACGCTAAAAAAGGTGGTTTATTAAAAAGAATAACTAAGAAATAG